A single window of Polyangiaceae bacterium DNA harbors:
- a CDS encoding helix-turn-helix domain-containing protein, with amino-acid sequence MKNEARKTPLARKLQELRECSGFSVPETAAMLKCSSATLLDYETGRLPPPPAMRKKLADVLDIDEDELERLAALNERPASCDNGCLHDGEMLPGGLPADVYDDCVHYADCLRQLTRAYPRAKSAHCPQQCAKRDAMPFLLCGSCGSRQHWGPTLERCRCAWRYAASTAPPLPYVSEHWTTHASALRLLL; translated from the coding sequence GTGAAAAACGAGGCACGGAAAACACCGCTCGCGCGCAAGCTGCAAGAATTGCGCGAATGCAGTGGCTTTTCCGTGCCCGAAACCGCGGCAATGCTCAAATGCAGCTCGGCAACGCTGCTCGATTACGAGACGGGACGATTGCCACCGCCGCCAGCAATGCGCAAAAAACTGGCGGATGTCCTCGATATTGACGAAGATGAACTGGAAAGACTTGCCGCACTGAATGAGCGGCCTGCATCGTGCGATAATGGCTGTCTGCACGATGGCGAGATGCTCCCGGGCGGCCTGCCGGCGGACGTGTACGACGACTGTGTGCACTACGCAGATTGTCTCAGACAGCTAACGCGAGCCTATCCACGCGCAAAATCGGCACACTGTCCGCAACAATGCGCAAAGCGCGATGCAATGCCATTTTTGCTGTGCGGTTCGTGCGGAAGCCGGCAACACTGGGGACCGACGCTGGAACGCTGCCGATGCGCCTGGAGATATGCGGCTTCCACGGCACCGCCATTGCCGTACGTGTCTGAACACTGGACCACCCACGCGAGCGCCTTGCGCTTGCTCTTGTGA
- a CDS encoding pentapeptide repeat-containing protein, whose translation MKAMQDDVRAARGRQPRHAFQMRLELVHQLWMATAYPQFMAWLIEVGLMPCVNGRGANLYGANLYGANLYGANLYGANLYGANLVRANLYGANLYGANLYGANLYGANLVRANLVRANLDGARRNKDDVMPAGWQLAACGCCLERTKEAVP comes from the coding sequence ATGAAAGCTATGCAGGACGACGTTCGAGCGGCCAGGGGTCGCCAACCGAGACATGCGTTCCAGATGCGGCTGGAATTGGTGCACCAGTTGTGGATGGCCACTGCATATCCGCAATTCATGGCGTGGTTGATCGAGGTCGGCTTGATGCCTTGCGTGAATGGCCGAGGGGCCAACCTCTATGGGGCCAACCTCTATGGGGCCAACCTCTATGGGGCCAACCTCTATGGGGCCAACCTCTATGGGGCCAACCTCGTTCGGGCCAACCTCTATGGGGCCAACCTCTATGGGGCCAACCTCTATGGGGCCAACCTCTATGGGGCCAACCTCGTTCGGGCCAACCTCGTTCGGGCCAACCTCGATGGGGCCCGACGAAACAAGGACGATGTCATGCCAGCCGGCTGGCAGCTCGCCGCATGTGGTTGCTGCTTGGAACGCACGAAAGAGGCCGTACCGTGA
- a CDS encoding ParB N-terminal domain-containing protein, whose protein sequence is MGRKKEAAKAQKPNIEVANDASPPESGERQVNERPLESIRADPFQPRQHFDVEGIRATLKDDKRIREPIRIRPTRADEKNKDGSIATEPWTIINGETRWRAAKLEGMPTIPCLPPENLDEVTIRCEQLLSSSTNTPLRPLEQADTMAELSTKHKLSAEEIATRTGIGSTRAVYRAIALSRLCPEVRAELEAGTILHTVGIAIASLSDAKAQAKCCKEILESESGHDLRFAKAHITSRYHLQLVPAQCGFDPSDKTLPGGPCSKCPKSTAAQRSLGIIEDTSTEARCTDKTCFEGKRAASWERRKQAALRAGIKVVEGDEALKLFPTSYSIVPKPPTLANIDEPIFFKDEHTTYRKLLGDAAKPSLIAYAHGKVHECMTRKEIAAALRKAGHEDAAKGEEEWIADSDSDDASDDDASKGSRSKLPTRPDNSAWARAREEERRKRGELLVRMLERVNPVDENGAPSMPFWRFLASLTVRMQDDYVASLEDVLERRGLAKSDGTTDATDLDTI, encoded by the coding sequence ATGGGAAGGAAGAAAGAGGCAGCAAAGGCTCAAAAGCCCAACATCGAGGTGGCAAATGATGCCTCCCCGCCTGAATCTGGAGAGCGACAAGTGAATGAGCGCCCGCTCGAAAGCATTCGCGCGGACCCATTCCAGCCCCGCCAGCACTTCGACGTCGAAGGCATTCGCGCAACGCTCAAGGATGACAAGCGTATTCGCGAACCTATTCGCATCCGGCCAACGAGGGCGGATGAAAAAAACAAGGATGGCTCCATTGCGACGGAGCCGTGGACCATCATCAACGGCGAAACCCGATGGCGTGCGGCGAAGCTCGAAGGCATGCCCACCATCCCGTGCCTTCCTCCAGAGAACCTCGATGAGGTGACCATCCGCTGCGAGCAGCTCTTGTCGTCGTCGACAAACACTCCGCTGCGACCGCTCGAGCAAGCCGATACGATGGCGGAACTATCTACCAAACATAAGTTGTCCGCCGAAGAAATCGCCACGCGCACGGGCATTGGCTCGACACGCGCCGTATATCGTGCAATCGCCCTTTCGCGGCTTTGCCCGGAGGTGCGTGCGGAGCTCGAAGCAGGCACCATCCTGCATACCGTAGGAATCGCCATTGCGAGTCTGAGCGATGCGAAAGCACAAGCTAAATGCTGCAAAGAGATCCTGGAATCGGAATCTGGACATGATCTTCGCTTTGCGAAGGCGCACATTACGTCGAGATACCACTTGCAACTCGTTCCAGCGCAATGCGGATTCGATCCGAGCGACAAGACGCTTCCAGGCGGCCCGTGCTCGAAGTGCCCGAAATCAACGGCTGCGCAGCGAAGCCTCGGCATCATCGAGGATACCAGCACCGAGGCGCGCTGTACGGACAAGACGTGTTTCGAGGGCAAGCGCGCCGCATCGTGGGAGCGGCGCAAGCAGGCCGCATTGCGTGCCGGCATCAAGGTCGTCGAAGGGGATGAGGCACTGAAGTTGTTTCCGACCTCGTATTCTATCGTCCCGAAACCGCCGACGCTCGCCAACATCGACGAACCGATTTTCTTCAAAGACGAGCACACGACGTACCGCAAGCTGCTCGGTGACGCGGCGAAACCTTCGCTGATTGCATACGCGCACGGCAAAGTGCACGAATGCATGACGCGTAAGGAAATCGCGGCGGCGCTGCGGAAGGCCGGGCACGAAGACGCTGCGAAGGGTGAAGAGGAATGGATTGCGGATTCGGATTCGGATGATGCGTCGGACGATGATGCTTCGAAAGGGTCGCGCTCCAAATTGCCGACACGCCCGGACAACTCCGCATGGGCGCGAGCTCGTGAGGAAGAACGGCGCAAGCGTGGGGAGCTGCTTGTGCGCATGCTCGAGCGGGTCAATCCCGTGGATGAGAATGGCGCGCCATCGATGCCGTTCTGGCGGTTCCTCGCGAGCCTCACGGTTCGCATGCAGGACGATTATGTGGCGTCGCTTGAAGATGTGCTCGAGCGGCGCGGCCTCGCGAAAAGCGACGGCACCACAGACGCGACCGATCTCGATACGATTTAG